One Pelorhabdus rhamnosifermentans genomic window, GCCATACCTGTCGTATCTGATAAAGACAACTCATGAACACCAATTTCACGAAAAGCTGCAATGACAGAATAAATTTGTTCAAGTGGAATCCTGCCTTCTACAGGATAACCGAAAGCCGTAGAAATGGCCCCAGAAAGAACAATACCATGATTCGCAGCATAGGCAGCGCATTTGGCAAACCCCTGCACAACTTCTTCCGGCGTCCGTTTCGAGTTACTCATCGAATGAGCCCTACTAGCGGATACAGTAAGCTTTGCTTTGCTAATCCCAGCCGCCTCGGCCCTTTCCAAACCGCGCACATTCATCACTAAAGCCCGATATTCCACTCCATCAACACGTTTCATCTTTTTGGCAACTTCATCGGTGTCTGCCATTTGCGGTATTGCTTTGGGGTGAACAAATGAACCAATTTCAATAATCTTTGCTCCTGCCTGCACTGTTTTTTCAATCAAATCTACTTTCTGCTGAACCGTAAACAAGCTCTTTTCATTTTGCAAGCCATCGCGCGGTCCAACTTCACAAATAACAATTTTATCAGGCCAATTCATCATAGTCCCTCCACATGTTATAAAATATTACAAAATTAATTACTAAAAACCGTTTATTAACAAAATGTTCATTATTAAATAAATTTTCTAATTAAATTTTATGGCTTTTATTTTATATATGCAATCGATAATTACAATGAAATTGATCGTTTATTATAATGATTTTTTTATCTAAAGGTTATTATGAATAAGCCCAGTTTCCCTGAAGAGGTATACTGGGCTTATTTTTACAGAAATTTGATTATAGAGCTATTTTATTTTTCCATTTCAGGATCGTAAAACTCACCAAACAATTCTTCATCTGGAGGTCTATCTTCGGGAATCGGACGGGATACCCA contains:
- a CDS encoding hydroxymethylglutaryl-CoA lyase; this encodes MMNWPDKIVICEVGPRDGLQNEKSLFTVQQKVDLIEKTVQAGAKIIEIGSFVHPKAIPQMADTDEVAKKMKRVDGVEYRALVMNVRGLERAEAAGISKAKLTVSASRAHSMSNSKRTPEEVVQGFAKCAAYAANHGIVLSGAISTAFGYPVEGRIPLEQIYSVIAAFREIGVHELSLSDTTGMANPQQVYEYGRMVKEKFPDVSWFLHFHNTRGMGLANVVSGMLAGIDRYDACFAGLGGCPFAPGASGNIATEDVIHMCHEMGIHTDYDLDAMISIGRSVQNMIGHDTDSSILRAGKCSDITCS